acagtgaattggattggggtttggatggatattgtgacatgtaatcctaccaaattgtggttcatgaaactgtgtggtataatcagtgatcgagcatcatctcttcttatgaacatttaaaccaagggattgggaatttgtttgtttttagagagaattggtgagccaaggaattgggatccaatcatataagattgccaagcaaaattcaatgaatgcattggttgaggaagagatgaaaatgttttgattcggagatttcaatatctcctgaccccaatgaacccctctctctgatctatccctttctatttacattctgcaatttcaattcatgcaatcacccccatccctttttaatttcagcactttaacttctcgctctttaattcatgcaatttaagattccgcaattctcatctaaatattgatccgctcaactagaacacacttctaatccgaattgctcattcaaccaatccttgtgggattcgacctcactctattgtgagtttttacttgacgataaccggtgcacttgccagaaggaatttttgccgattgtgcaatttcctaaatcgtagctatcaagtttatggctagaTCAGTAAAtatgcaagaaatagtaaaatctactaaCTACCAattacatgaaaagtaaattcacaactcaatcatcaacaaaaagaaACATTAACATCAAATTGCCTTGAAAGGGATCTAAATTCAAcatgagtgcatgaacataaaagagagcataaaaggaaaattaacactacaaaccgtGAGAGcgaaagagtagaagcaagaattcataaagaaaacaagatgaaatcataAAATTGGATCTAGATTTAGAAGAATAaacctaacctaacctaattctagagagaagaggaagcttctctctctagaaactacactaCATGAAGCTAATGCTTCAAACAATTTCTTCCCCCTTGCctaagcttgaattctgcatgaaatagcatcagaaatgagttgggttgggcccaaagtgcttcagaaatcgctagggTGATTTCTCCTTAGTGGGCCACGTGcaacatcggcgcgcacgcgtacatggcgcatgcGCACCCCTGATCGTGAAGTAACATatggtaaattttatatcatttcgaagacccggatgttagctttccaaggcaattggaaccgcctcatttggacctctgtagctcaagttatgattgattgagtgtgaagaggtcggacttgacaactttacggttccttcatttcttcatgagttctcccactttgcatgcttttctcctcacttcttccatccaatacttgccttatgaacctgaaatcactcaacaaacacatcaaggcatcgaatggaattaaagtgaattaaaatcaccaattttagggcctaaaaagcatgttttcacatttgagcacaaatcaaaggagaattgcaaaatcatgctatttaattgaataaatgtgggaaaaggtgataaaatcccttaaaataagcacaagataaaccacaaaattggggtttatcaggcacgcctccagccacactttccCGTGACtctatgttaaattttattttcttcccaacgcacatatGACGTGGACACATCGGCGACACTGTCATGTCGCatgcattttcttcttttttttatgcaatatgcaaatgcaaaCTATATGCACTAATACTGAGAAGAGtcattgaaaaaaagaaaactaagaaaagagaaaggaatgatcataccatggtgggttgtctcccacccagcactttatTTTAACGTCCTTAAGTAGGACACttcactagctcagtcttctgctgtgggtggatcttccaagaggaagatctctagctccttttttttcttcatcttctcaccatgatatagctttaagcgatgtccattgagtTTGAtaaattcagagcttgaaggatgactcaggtggaaaactccgtatggctcagccttctctactctataaggaccgtcccatcttgatctcaacttatctggcatgagcctcaatatggagttgtaaaggaggactaagtccccaggttggaactctctcctcttaatgtgcttatcatgcacaaccttcatcttttccttgtaaagcctggagttctcataagcttctaggtgaaggctttctaattcctgcagttgcaacttcctttcaactctggctttctcaaatcccatgttgcactccttcactgcccaaaaggctttgtgctctacctcaactgggaggtgacaagctcttccataaactaagcggaaggaactcatcccaatgggtgtcttgtatgccaTTTTGTatacccagagtgcatcttgtagtctggtgctccagtctcttcgatgaggtttgactatcttctacaatatacactttatctctctgttagacaccttggcttgcccattagtctggggatggtaggctgttgccactttatgaattatcccaaagcgacaaatgatatggtttctaacaaaggaaacaacggtgttagcatcatcagtgcgggtaggaattgctttcacccatttagaaacgtaatctatagctaacaatatataaaagtaaccattagaatttggaaatagacctatgaagtcaatgccgcaaacataaaaaatttcacagaaaagcataatctgttgaggcatcttatccctcttggatatattaccaaacctttggcatggagaacaagatttacaaaattcagcagcgtctttaaaaagagtgggccaccagaatccacaatctagaatttttctagctgttctttgatggccaaaatgtcctccactctcagatgagtggcaagcctctaaaaaatggactgaaattctgattgaggcacacactgtCTAAtcacctggtcagcaccacacctccataaatacggatcatcccatatataatattttgactcgcttttcagcttgtctctttgatgcttagtaaagtttagAGGAAAAGTATGgctgactagataattagctacaggcgcataccaaaggattacttcagatactgcttgtaagttgtcaaaagggaaattatcatttataggagtggaggcaTCATGAATGTGcttaaggcgactcaagtggtctaccactagattctggttaccactcctatccttaatttctaaatcaaattcttgtagtagcagtatccaacgtataagccttggtttggactcctttttagctaataaatactttgaagctgcatggtctgagtacactactactttagtaccaagtaaataggctcagaatttatccagagtgaACACAATAGCTaagagctctttttcagtagtagtgtaattagattgagcagtgtctaaagtcttagacgcataagcaattacgaaaggatccttaccttcacgctgagctagcgttgctcctactgcatgattggaagcatcgcacatgatttcaaatggctggctccagtctggtcctctcacaattggagcatgagtcagggcggtcttcagcttatcaaaagcTTGCTTACAATCTTCATTGAACTCGAACTCGATATCTTTTtacagcaatctggataaaggtaatgctaccttactgaagtccttaatgaatctcctgtaaaaacctgcatagacaaggaacgaacggacttccctcatggaggaggggtaaggtaatctagaaataacatccacctttgctgggtctacagagatGCCAATAtcagacacaacatgtcctagaacaattccttgtttcaccataaaatgacacttttcaaaatttaaaacaaggtttgaactaacatacctgtccaatactctagataaactatccaagcaaaggataaatgaatcaccatatacgctaaagtcatccataaaaacttccatacaggtcTCAATGAGATCatagaaaagactcatcatacacctttggaaagtagctggtgcattgcataagccaaagggcattctcttataagcataggtcccaaaaggacatgtaaaagtagtcttttcctgatcttcaggggctatatggatttgaaaataacctgtataaccatctaaaaaataataatgggatttacctgacaggcgatcaagcatctgatcaatgaatggcaaggggtaatgatccttgcgagtggcttggttgagacgcctatagtcaatgaaaactctccatgaattatgCACCCTAGTTGTCACAAGCTATCCttgctcatttcttactgttgtgactccagacttcttgggcaccacttgtattagactgacccattcgctatctgagataggataaatgatatctgcttcaagtagcctggtcacttccttcttgacaacttctaagatggtgggattcaatcttctttgaggttgacagACAggttttgctccctcttctaagaatattctatgctcacaaacttgagggtcgatacctactatatccgccaggcTCCATCCAatcgctttcttatgttttctcagcacaccgggtagctgttcttcttgttgagacctgagttcccttgcaatgataactggaaacttttgcttgtccttaacgtaagcatacttgaggtgtggagggatggcttttaattctaatttctgctcatggccagGCTCTGCATTATCCAgagctggtgataatggtaaagtgCTCTCATTGTCTTCTGAAAATgttcccacacttggaccttgccctATGTACTTCGcttctaattcttcctggtgaacttcagctacggtttcatcaatgatgtcgcactgagagatagaatgatcttcctgAGGGTGCTTCaaagcttcatttaaactgaatttcactattctgccatctatttcaaaagaataagttcctgaaaatgcgtccagcttgaactttgaagtcttcaggaatggtcttccaagcaggattgatgatggcttcccAAAGTCATTAGGgagcatttccaggatatagaaatcAATGGGGAATGTGAGCTCCttgatgctcactaatacatctttagCAACTCCaatcactgtaataatgcttttatctgccaacacaaaatgagctaccgacctttttaagggagggagccttaaagcattatatatagacaaaggcattatactaacacacgctcctaaatcacacatacaatcaaaaaatatcacacctccaatagtacagttaaccatacatggacctggatcactacatttttcaagtATATCTCCCATTAAAGATGAGATAGAACTAcataaaggaatagtttctaatttattaattttatccttatgtatacataaatcctttagaaacttcgcatatttaggtacctgttgaataacataaaaaaggagaatagttacctcaacctttatgaatatttctaccattttgggatcaagtccatctgcttcctgggcttccttgcgaGTTGTGGGAAGGGGACAGGACGGGCGTTATCTGCAGCTTCAGCATCCTTTGGCGCTTCACCCTGTGGTTGAGTTTCCTCTTCTTCTAGTATGTCCtgtacgtcctcttcctcttcagcatcttccacttccactGCATCTTCAGCTGGGGTGTGTTCTGGTGGACTTAGctcctcttggttcctctcctgcaATGTGGTTTCAgatctcaaagtgatggcattaatgccacccttagGATTAGGTAAGTGTTGAGAAGGAactccactggagcttgaaggttgattggtgGAGTTCAGCTGTGTATGCATGTCTTGCTGCCCTTGTGCAAGACAACGGAGCATCTCATCGTGTGATGAGGAATTAGAATAAGTGATATGAGGGGCTTGTTGTTGATTGTGCTGTGGTCCTTGAGgctgtcttaggtgaggtgctctgtaaggttgattctgattctgctgtctgatgttgttattattattccacctctggtttccattgttatctctgcctcctttgttataattgtccctccaaccctggttagaattatctctccaaccttggttggaattgtcttgccatccgtggttgtagttaccaccttgattgtatccttgatgtGGGCGGTcgtagaagttatgagtggctaccacagtgttgtcttcctgttggagctgcaggcattcatcagtattaatcagcacagatcccgcatactctttgtggaaccaactgttggcctTGTTGTGGTGGGAGAGGCTAAGCTTGTTGAAcatgttgttgattcaactgcatttgcttcagtaggttggtcatttcacatatactctgagtcagagcagcagtctctttgctagaggatacctctgcaatagcttttgaccggctttgtttttgcctgtgattcctagtagattcagctaagtcgctgatcaattgcaatgactcatcagtggtcttgtactttttcatagacccattgctagcaccttccaatgtggtcttatcttgaggcatcatgccctgtgtgaagtagccgagcaacactatcttgtcaatcatatggtggggacatgcttctagaagattgttgaagcgctcccaatattcgtagagagtctcggattcgtcctgaacaatcatggaaatttctttcctcagtctatcagtaacttcagctcgaaagaatttttccaaaaattctcttctaagcgtatcccagttagaaacagttgctccgggttgaatatagtaccactctcttgcctttccctcaagagaaaatgggaaggcttttaacagaatagaaatttcatcaGCACCATcatgcttaacagtagaacaagctgtctggaaatccccaaggtgcttgataggctcttgagcaggtaagccatgaaacttgggcatcaagttgagtagtacAGTCTCTATTTCAAAGTATACAGCCACCGCTGGGTGTCGCGCCTGATACAGCTACAGTGtgaaatctggggctccagcttcctggatagtaactctcgtAGGTGCTGCCATATTATCTACACGTGAATCAACTAAGTCAGtagtagaggagcttgtttcttcctcaaatggcagttcagattcaccctcagatgagactggtgaattgacgttaatcacttcaccaccctcagaggctagccgacgtcgagctcgcctaatacgtgaaatagttctttcaatttcgggATAAAAAACGGCTAAGCTCGAATTAGGCAATGAACGAGTCATTCAATGGAAgagacatatagctcatggtaacaaaaacaaaataaaataaaatgcaaataaataaattccaaccaataaattagcactctattgcaactccctagcaacggcgccaaaaattgacgtggcggaaattggcagattaagaaattaatgtgAGAGAtacattgcaagtacagttcttaaccaacaaaaatacgcttatcaatttagaagggttgtcacaaaattagaattaaaatactgggagtatgaatcccaggtcgtctcccaatgagttgcagaaacATGTGCTATTTTagtaatcagaggttttccaaagtggttttgagtttgataaacaggaaattatgcggaatgagaACTGTCTCTgctctctgcatgtttcctggctataatctgcgtttctgggccgaaagCTAGGTTAAAACGCGGTCCAGAATCCACGCCAGCaatttctgtaaattctgcagatcgcgcacgtcatgcgaccgcatcgtctacgcgttcgcgtcatccagcatttttctgtgccacgcgtgtgcgtcgtccaTGCATTTGCATCACTCGTGCaacttccaatccacgcgttcatgtcaggcacgcgagcgtgtcactgcaatttcctccatttcgcgcagtcgcgtgagccgTGTAtctgcgtcgcttctcgctggtcatctcctcaacttcttttgttccttccatttttttgcaagcttcctctccattctccaagccattcctgtcctatgaagcctaaaacacttaacacacggatcacggcatcgaatggtatagaggagaattaaaatacataattaaaagatctctaagaagcaagttttcaaacatagcacagatttaggaaggaattgtaaatacatgcaaatcatatgaataagtgggtgaagacttgataaaaccacacaattaaacacaagataaatcataaaataatggtttatcatctATCCCACCTTGAACAGAGCTTTCCGAGCATGAATATGAGCCTcaagttgtaaaggagaacttcGTCACCTTCTTGAAAATCTTTCTTCCGGATATAGTGATCATGGAATGCCTTAGTCTTTTCTTTGTAGATCCGAGCATTCTCATGTGCCTCCATCCTAAGACATTCAGGCTCCTCTAGTTGCAATTTCCTGGCTATACCCGCCTTGGTGAAATCCATATTACACTGCTTAactgcccaataggccttatgctcAATTTTCACCGAGAGGTGGCATGCCTTCCCATAGACAATctgaaagggactcatccctaacggGGTCTTATGGGCCATCCTATATGCCCACAATGCATCTCCCAACCGAGAGCTCTAGTCCTTCCTTTGTGGATTCACCACTTTCTCCAAAATTTGCTTAATCTCCTAGTTGGACACCTCcacttgcccatttgtttggagATGATAGGCAGTTGCAACCTTATGTGACACCCCATATTGCTTGTGTAGTGCTTCTACCTTCCTGTTGCAAAAGTGAGAATCTTGgttgctcacgattgctcgtgacAACCCATAACGGCAAACAATATTATTTCTAATGAAAGAAGCCACAATATTAGCGTCATCAAGGCGGGTGAGTatcgcttccacccactttgatacGTAATCAACCGCTAACAAAATGTACAGATAACCACTTGAATTAGGAAATGGCCCCATAAAGTCTATGCCTCATACATCAAAGATCTTACAAAACACCATtggttgttgaggcatttcatcctttTGGGATGCATTTCCTGACTTTTGACATTGGTAACATGAACACAAAattggttagcatccttgaacaaGGTTGGCCACTAGAATCCATAATCCAAAACCTTTTTAGCCATCcattgtgggccaaagtggccgccACACTCGGATCAATGACCAGATCCAAGAATGGGTCAGAATTCGAATTCTGAGACACATCTACGAATTACTTGGTCTACTctcctcttccacaagtgagggtcatcccaaatgtaatatttggaatcactcctcaacttatcTCTTTGATGTT
The sequence above is drawn from the Arachis hypogaea cultivar Tifrunner chromosome 4, arahy.Tifrunner.gnm2.J5K5, whole genome shotgun sequence genome and encodes:
- the LOC112794912 gene encoding uncharacterized protein; this encodes MAHKTPLGMSPFQIVYGKACHLSVKIEHKAYWAVKQCNMDFTKAGIARKLQLEEPECLRMEAHENARIYKEKTKAFHDHYIRKKDFQEGDEVLLYNLRLIFMLGKLCSRWDR